In one Labrys wisconsinensis genomic region, the following are encoded:
- a CDS encoding CoA-acylating methylmalonate-semialdehyde dehydrogenase has product MPIEITHHIGGRAVAGRSGRTASVFDPATGAVSGTVGLAGADEVGEAVAVARKALPAWAATTPLRRARILNRFLRILEERTDELAAVITAEHGKVLSDARGEIQRGMEVVEFATGAPQLLKGEVTENVGTRVDSHSLRQPLGVVAGITPFNFPAMVPMWMFPVALACGNCFILKPSERDPSASLLLAAWLKEAGLPDGVFNVVQGDKAAVDALLHHPDIAAVSFVGSTPIARYIYETAARTGKRCQALGGAKNHMIVMPDADLDQAVDALMGAAYGSAGERCMAISVAVPIGEKTADALVARLEPKVRALKVGPGTDPEAEMGPLVTRQHLDKVRGYIDSGVAEGARLVVDGRGLTLQGYENGHFIGGTLFDHVTTDMAIYREEIFGPVLAVARAPDYETAARMINEHEFGNGTAIFTRDGDAAREFAHQIQVGMVGINVPIPVPMAFHSFGGWKSSLFGDHHMHGPEGVRFYTKLKTITSRWPTGIRAGADFVMPTMG; this is encoded by the coding sequence CGGTGTTCGACCCCGCCACCGGGGCCGTCAGCGGCACGGTCGGGCTCGCCGGCGCCGACGAGGTGGGCGAGGCGGTCGCGGTGGCCCGCAAGGCCCTGCCGGCCTGGGCCGCCACCACGCCCCTGCGCCGCGCCCGCATCCTCAACCGCTTCCTGCGCATCCTGGAGGAGCGCACGGACGAGCTCGCCGCGGTCATCACCGCCGAGCACGGCAAGGTGCTCTCCGACGCCCGCGGCGAGATCCAGCGCGGCATGGAGGTGGTCGAGTTCGCCACCGGCGCGCCGCAGCTGCTCAAGGGCGAGGTGACCGAGAATGTCGGCACCCGCGTCGACAGCCATTCCCTGCGCCAGCCGCTCGGCGTCGTCGCCGGCATCACCCCGTTCAACTTCCCGGCCATGGTGCCGATGTGGATGTTCCCGGTGGCGCTCGCCTGCGGCAACTGCTTCATCCTGAAGCCGTCCGAGCGCGATCCTTCCGCCTCGCTCCTCCTCGCCGCCTGGCTGAAGGAGGCCGGCCTTCCCGACGGCGTCTTCAACGTGGTGCAGGGCGACAAGGCGGCGGTCGACGCGCTGCTCCACCACCCCGACATCGCCGCGGTGAGCTTCGTCGGCTCCACGCCGATCGCCCGCTATATCTACGAGACCGCGGCCCGCACGGGGAAGCGCTGCCAGGCGCTGGGCGGGGCCAAGAACCACATGATCGTCATGCCCGACGCCGATCTCGACCAGGCGGTCGACGCGCTGATGGGCGCGGCCTACGGCTCGGCGGGCGAGCGCTGCATGGCGATCTCGGTGGCGGTGCCGATCGGCGAGAAGACCGCCGACGCGCTCGTCGCCAGGCTGGAGCCGAAGGTGCGTGCCCTCAAGGTCGGCCCGGGCACGGATCCGGAGGCCGAGATGGGGCCGCTCGTCACCCGCCAGCACCTCGACAAGGTGCGCGGCTACATCGACAGTGGCGTCGCCGAGGGGGCCAGGCTGGTCGTGGACGGGCGCGGCCTGACGCTGCAGGGCTACGAGAACGGCCACTTCATCGGCGGCACGCTGTTCGACCACGTCACCACCGACATGGCGATCTACCGGGAGGAGATCTTCGGGCCGGTCCTGGCCGTGGCCCGGGCGCCGGACTACGAGACCGCCGCGCGCATGATCAACGAGCACGAGTTCGGCAACGGCACCGCCATCTTCACCCGCGACGGCGACGCCGCCCGCGAGTTCGCCCATCAGATCCAGGTCGGCATGGTCGGCATCAACGTGCCGATCCCGGTGCCGATGGCCTTCCACTCCTTCGGCGGCTGGAAGTCCTCGCTCTTCGGCGATCACCACATGCACGGGCCCGAGGGCGTGCGCTTCTACACCAAGCTCAAGACCATCACGAGCCGCTGGCCGACCGGCATCCGCGCCGGCGCCGACTTCGTCATGCCCACCATGGGCTGA
- a CDS encoding lysozyme, with amino-acid sequence MPRHVTDAVRAKLEQFEGLRLAAYHDAVGVLTIGYGHTGSDVRPGLTIDRARADQLLRQDLAAAEAAVGRLVKVPLTDNQFGALVSFAFNVGVGAFQGSTLLRKLNAGNYDAVPGELAKWNKGTVNGKKVAIPGLTNRRAAEAGIWAAGAQVSSNYVAAVPAPAGSLLAKPETLAGGVSVVGAVAGAAGNGGPMAWALAAAVVLAVAVGAFYFVKRLRESAS; translated from the coding sequence ATGCCCCGCCACGTCACCGATGCCGTCCGCGCCAAGCTCGAGCAGTTCGAGGGGCTGCGGCTCGCCGCCTACCACGACGCCGTCGGCGTCCTCACTATCGGCTACGGCCACACCGGGTCCGACGTCCGGCCGGGCCTGACGATCGACAGGGCGCGTGCCGACCAGCTGCTGCGCCAGGACCTCGCCGCGGCCGAGGCGGCGGTCGGACGCCTAGTCAAAGTGCCGCTCACCGACAACCAGTTCGGAGCGCTCGTGTCCTTCGCCTTCAACGTCGGCGTCGGGGCGTTCCAGGGGTCGACGCTGCTCAGGAAGCTTAACGCCGGCAACTATGACGCCGTGCCCGGCGAGCTTGCGAAGTGGAACAAGGGCACGGTGAACGGCAAGAAGGTCGCGATCCCCGGCCTGACGAACCGCCGCGCGGCCGAAGCCGGCATCTGGGCGGCCGGGGCGCAGGTCTCGTCCAACTACGTCGCAGCCGTGCCGGCACCGGCCGGCAGCCTGCTCGCCAAGCCGGAGACGCTCGCCGGCGGCGTGTCCGTGGTCGGCGCCGTCGCCGGCGCGGCCGGAAATGGCGGGCCGATGGCCTGGGCTCTGGCGGCGGCCGTTGTGCTCGCCGTCGCGGTCGGCGCCTTCTACTTCGTCAAGCGGCTGCGGGAGAGCGCGTCGTGA
- a CDS encoding GSCFA domain-containing protein, which translates to MVDFALDGETKKMSATFYRGETVNFYPQDSSFDRDDAVVTYLAKGLMPPEPMIGPDTVTVAFGSCFAAHMSNHLSNLGFNVPTKGEARAYISTMGDGIVNTYAIRQQFEWAWQGRVPEVPLWHGYDGKEFGYDEEVREQTRRIFDSAEVFILTLGLSEIWYDEPTGEVFWRAVPTNRIDPSRHKFRNTSVGENVANLEAIYSLIRQHQPDATIVFSLSPVGLTATFRGIPGIVANSVSKATLRAALDEFTRHHAGDRNLFYFPSYEVVTTCFERPFIDDRKHPHWTAVDFNLTLFERYFCQTGMTDADLLTAWRAARAEDRRLAQMTSVEAQAAFQRQSDERSEEMRRLHAEAKAVAEQKRVELMQQREAERQARLDAHKERLEARRRSAGTAG; encoded by the coding sequence ATGGTCGATTTCGCCCTGGACGGCGAGACGAAGAAGATGTCGGCCACCTTCTACAGGGGCGAGACGGTCAATTTCTACCCGCAGGACAGCAGCTTCGACCGCGATGACGCGGTGGTGACGTATCTCGCCAAAGGACTGATGCCGCCAGAGCCGATGATCGGCCCGGACACGGTGACGGTAGCCTTCGGCTCGTGCTTTGCGGCGCACATGTCGAACCACCTGAGCAATCTCGGCTTCAACGTCCCAACCAAAGGAGAGGCGCGCGCCTACATCTCGACGATGGGCGATGGCATCGTGAACACCTACGCGATCCGGCAGCAGTTCGAATGGGCTTGGCAGGGACGCGTGCCCGAGGTGCCGCTCTGGCACGGCTATGACGGGAAGGAGTTCGGCTATGACGAGGAGGTGCGAGAGCAGACCCGTCGCATCTTCGATTCGGCGGAGGTGTTCATCCTGACGCTGGGGCTCTCCGAGATCTGGTACGACGAGCCGACCGGCGAGGTGTTCTGGCGGGCGGTGCCGACCAACCGGATTGATCCATCGCGACACAAGTTCCGCAACACCAGTGTCGGCGAGAACGTCGCCAACCTGGAGGCCATCTACAGCCTCATCCGCCAGCACCAGCCGGATGCCACGATCGTTTTCTCGCTTTCGCCGGTCGGCCTGACGGCGACTTTCCGGGGCATCCCCGGCATCGTGGCGAACTCCGTCTCGAAGGCGACGCTGCGGGCCGCTCTTGACGAGTTCACGCGCCATCACGCGGGCGACCGCAACCTCTTCTATTTCCCCAGCTATGAGGTCGTGACCACCTGCTTCGAGCGCCCGTTCATCGACGATCGGAAGCACCCGCATTGGACAGCGGTCGACTTCAACCTGACGCTGTTCGAGCGCTATTTCTGCCAGACCGGCATGACGGATGCGGACCTCCTGACGGCGTGGCGGGCGGCTCGAGCCGAGGATCGGCGCCTCGCCCAGATGACCAGCGTCGAGGCGCAGGCCGCCTTCCAGCGGCAATCGGACGAGCGCTCCGAGGAGATGCGCCGCTTGCATGCGGAGGCCAAGGCAGTGGCTGAACAGAAGCGGGTTGAGTTGATGCAGCAGCGAGAAGCCGAACGCCAAGCCCGGCTCGACGCGCATAAGGAGCGCCTGGAAGCGCGCCGGCGGTCGGCCGGCACCGCCGGCTGA
- a CDS encoding SOS response-associated peptidase, with protein MCNLYSLTTTQAALRALRKAIRDQLGNLDRMPSIFPDGFAPVIRNTPDGEELIRMRWGFPPVAGPLVTNVRNVSSGYWRPWLKPAQRCLVPANAFCEYDEQNKKRPTWFALDESRPTFCFAGIWRPWSGVRGTKANPVEGEHLLYSFLTCEPNDIVAPVHPKAMPVLLTTEEERETWMTAPAEEALQLQRPLSNDALKIVATGKRSDGDVPDLPPAAPPPAQTSLF; from the coding sequence ATGTGCAACCTCTACAGCCTCACCACCACCCAAGCCGCGCTCCGGGCGCTGCGGAAGGCCATCCGGGACCAGCTCGGCAATCTGGACCGGATGCCGTCGATCTTCCCGGACGGCTTCGCTCCGGTGATCCGAAATACCCCGGACGGCGAGGAACTGATCCGGATGCGCTGGGGCTTCCCGCCGGTCGCCGGGCCGCTGGTCACCAACGTGCGCAATGTCAGTTCCGGCTATTGGCGCCCGTGGCTCAAACCGGCGCAGCGCTGCCTCGTGCCTGCCAACGCCTTCTGCGAATACGACGAGCAGAACAAGAAACGCCCGACCTGGTTCGCCTTGGACGAATCGCGCCCGACATTCTGCTTCGCGGGCATTTGGAGGCCCTGGAGCGGGGTCCGGGGAACGAAGGCCAATCCCGTTGAGGGCGAGCATCTGCTCTACTCGTTCCTGACGTGCGAGCCGAACGACATCGTGGCGCCCGTCCACCCGAAGGCCATGCCGGTCCTGCTCACGACCGAAGAAGAGCGCGAGACCTGGATGACGGCGCCTGCCGAGGAGGCCCTGCAGCTGCAGCGTCCGCTCTCAAATGATGCGCTGAAGATCGTCGCGACTGGGAAGCGCAGCGACGGCGACGTTCCAGATCTGCCGCCAGCCGCGCCGCCGCCAGCGCAGACGTCGCTGTTCTGA
- a CDS encoding MBL fold metallo-hydrolase: MPAMLPVADPWFTVEAVEPGVYRITEPHCDRLVRANCFLVKGGERDLLVDSGMGIGRLRPALAALIDRPLILVTTHAHVDHRGGHGAFADAAILVHPAEADDLRRPGRTSGLGFDQFDPATRAELAAAGFDVDGLLVDAVPEPGYDVAAYRCPGIEPTRLIEEGDAVDLGSRRFAVLHLPGHSPGSIGLWDAADGTLLAGDAIYDGVLVDTIPGADIPAYVGTMRRLAGLPVRVVHGGHKPSFGRERMVAIAQDYLRTREK; encoded by the coding sequence ATGCCCGCCATGCTGCCCGTCGCCGATCCCTGGTTCACCGTCGAGGCGGTCGAGCCGGGCGTCTACCGCATCACCGAGCCGCACTGCGACCGCCTGGTGCGGGCGAACTGCTTCCTGGTGAAGGGCGGGGAGCGCGATCTCCTCGTCGACAGCGGCATGGGCATCGGCCGGCTGCGCCCGGCGCTCGCGGCGCTGATCGACCGGCCGCTGATCCTGGTCACCACCCATGCCCATGTCGATCACCGCGGCGGCCACGGCGCCTTCGCCGATGCGGCGATCCTCGTCCATCCCGCCGAGGCGGACGACCTGCGCCGGCCCGGCCGCACATCCGGCCTCGGCTTCGACCAGTTCGATCCCGCCACCCGGGCCGAGCTCGCCGCGGCCGGGTTCGACGTCGACGGCCTGCTGGTCGACGCCGTGCCCGAGCCGGGCTACGACGTCGCCGCCTATCGCTGCCCCGGCATCGAGCCGACGCGGCTCATCGAGGAGGGCGACGCGGTCGACCTCGGCAGCCGGCGCTTCGCCGTGCTGCACCTGCCCGGCCATTCCCCGGGCAGCATCGGCCTGTGGGATGCGGCCGACGGCACGCTGCTGGCGGGCGACGCCATCTATGACGGCGTGCTGGTCGACACCATCCCCGGCGCCGACATCCCCGCCTATGTCGGGACCATGCGCCGCCTCGCCGGCCTGCCGGTGCGCGTCGTGCACGGCGGCCACAAGCCGAGCTTCGGGCGCGAGCGGATGGTAGCGATCGCGCAGGACTATCTCAGGACGCGGGAGAAGTGA